TGGTGCCCGCACAAAGCGCCGTCAACTTTGAAGCCAAGCAGATGGGCGTGCCGCTCAAAGGCCACTTCAAGAAGTTCGACGCCCAGATTGCCTTCGACGCCGCCAAGCCCGAGAGCAGCAAGATCCATTTCACGGTCGATACCGGCAGCGCCACCATGGGCGCCAAGGAAACCGATGCCGAACTGCCCAAGGCAGACTGGTTCAACGTTGCCAAATTCCCTCAGGCCACCTTTGACTCCAGCGCCGTCAAGGCTCTGGGCGGTGGCAAGTTCCAGGTGGACGGCACGCTGACCATCAAGGGCAATGCACAGAAGGTGAGCCTGCCCGTGACGCTGACCCAGTCCGGCGCCACCACCACGGCCGCCGGCACGCTGGCGCTCAAGCGTCTGAACTTCAAGATCGGCGATGGCGACTGGAAGGACACCTCCATGGTGGCCGACGAGGTCAATGTGCAATTCAAGCTGGCTCTGACTGGCGTCGGCAAGCTCTAAGCGTTTCTCGGCTCCAGCGCTTGATAGGCAAGCGCTGAAAGCTCATGTTTTGATAGTTCCAATCCCTGAAGGAGTATTCACCATGCGTTCCACTCTGTTCGCTCTGGCCGCTGC
This region of Comamonas thiooxydans genomic DNA includes:
- a CDS encoding YceI family protein encodes the protein MKVLFSSALIAAAFLGNTAQAAQALVPAQSAVNFEAKQMGVPLKGHFKKFDAQIAFDAAKPESSKIHFTVDTGSATMGAKETDAELPKADWFNVAKFPQATFDSSAVKALGGGKFQVDGTLTIKGNAQKVSLPVTLTQSGATTTAAGTLALKRLNFKIGDGDWKDTSMVADEVNVQFKLALTGVGKL